In Rickettsia endosymbiont of Gonocerus acuteangulatus, the following are encoded in one genomic region:
- the tmk gene encoding dTMP kinase, translating to MSKLKQGTFITFEGGEGIGKSTQCQMLYEYLKSQNIPVILTREVGGTNVAEKMREILVHTDLLPMSELLQAMAARYDHMVKKIIPALQAGKIVICDRFIDSTACYQGLELENGIELVYNLHKDLMPPLMPNITFFIDVESSIAIERVNSRHMSNKFDVRGLDFYNKIYDCFKRLSEKFPERIVTIKASDLDPEQVHELIKKHLNLI from the coding sequence ATGAGCAAATTAAAACAAGGAACATTTATCACTTTTGAGGGAGGGGAAGGAATTGGCAAATCCACACAATGCCAAATGTTATACGAATATCTAAAATCTCAAAATATTCCCGTAATTCTAACCCGTGAAGTTGGCGGAACTAACGTAGCCGAAAAGATGCGTGAGATCCTAGTGCATACCGATCTACTGCCGATGTCCGAACTACTGCAAGCTATGGCAGCACGTTATGACCATATGGTAAAAAAAATTATACCGGCTTTACAGGCAGGGAAAATAGTAATATGCGACCGATTTATTGACTCAACAGCCTGCTATCAAGGATTAGAGCTAGAAAACGGTATAGAACTTGTATATAATCTGCACAAAGACTTAATGCCGCCTCTTATGCCGAATATTACCTTTTTTATTGATGTAGAATCTTCTATTGCCATTGAGCGGGTAAATTCACGGCATATGAGCAATAAATTTGACGTAAGAGGTCTAGATTTTTACAATAAAATTTATGATTGCTTTAAGAGATTAAGTGAAAAATTTCCTGAGAGGATAGTAACAATTAAGGCTTCTGATCTTGATCCTGAACAAGTACACGAATTAATAAAAAAACACTTAAATTTGATATGA
- the metG gene encoding methionine--tRNA ligase encodes MTNTYYITTPIYYVNDVPHIGHAYTSVASDVIARFMRLSGREVMFLTGTDEHGQKVEKAAINKNIDPQKFTDQTSQSFRHLMTAMHISNDDFIRTTEERHKEAVAIFWQKLLDNGSIYEGFYEGWYAVRDEAFYDESELTADKLAPTGATVEWVKEPSYFFNLSKWQDKLLEFYEANPDFIRPISRRNEVISFVKSGLKDLSVSRTTFNWGIKVPNDNKHVIYVWLDALANYISALGYPDQNSNYGKFWPANLQVVGKDILRFHAVYWPAFLMAAEIPLPKTIMAHGWWTNEGQKISKSLGNTIDPIKLIEEFGVDQVRYFLMREVTFGADGNFAHSNLITRINSELSNKIGNLLQRTTSFVYKNNDGKVPAITQDVINKIYELPLLKTAINSAKQNILLMEKTEINKILDNIINLAEEANIYIDSEAPWNLKKTDPEKMLEVLYALLETLRYIAIMLQPFMPSSAGKMLDQLGVSKEERLFKHLSLKFVLTPASNILEPVIVFPRFEE; translated from the coding sequence ATGACTAATACCTACTATATCACCACTCCCATATATTATGTTAATGATGTCCCACATATTGGGCATGCTTATACCAGCGTTGCAAGTGACGTGATCGCCCGCTTTATGCGTCTTAGCGGTCGTGAAGTCATGTTTTTAACTGGTACTGATGAACATGGGCAAAAAGTAGAAAAAGCTGCTATTAATAAAAATATCGATCCGCAAAAATTTACTGATCAGACATCTCAAAGTTTCCGTCATCTCATGACTGCTATGCATATTTCAAATGATGATTTTATCAGAACAACAGAAGAAAGACATAAGGAAGCAGTAGCTATATTTTGGCAAAAATTGTTAGATAACGGCTCTATCTATGAGGGTTTTTATGAGGGGTGGTATGCCGTTCGTGATGAAGCTTTTTATGATGAATCTGAGCTAACAGCAGACAAATTAGCTCCAACCGGTGCAACTGTGGAATGGGTTAAAGAGCCTAGCTATTTCTTTAATCTTTCAAAATGGCAAGATAAATTGCTTGAGTTCTATGAAGCAAACCCTGATTTTATCAGACCTATATCAAGACGTAACGAGGTCATCAGCTTTGTTAAATCAGGTCTAAAGGATTTGTCCGTATCACGCACTACTTTTAACTGGGGTATCAAAGTCCCGAACGATAATAAGCATGTAATTTATGTTTGGCTTGATGCACTTGCTAATTATATCTCAGCCCTTGGCTATCCTGATCAAAATAGCAATTACGGCAAGTTTTGGCCAGCCAATTTGCAGGTAGTCGGTAAGGATATTTTACGTTTCCATGCGGTTTATTGGCCAGCTTTCTTAATGGCTGCTGAAATTCCGCTGCCTAAAACAATTATGGCACATGGTTGGTGGACTAATGAGGGGCAGAAAATTTCTAAATCACTTGGGAATACCATTGATCCGATTAAGCTGATAGAAGAGTTTGGCGTTGATCAGGTTAGATATTTTTTAATGCGTGAAGTAACATTTGGGGCGGATGGTAATTTTGCCCACAGTAATTTAATTACCCGTATTAATAGCGAATTATCCAATAAAATCGGTAATTTATTGCAACGTACTACTTCTTTTGTTTATAAAAATAATGACGGTAAAGTGCCAGCAATTACGCAAGATGTAATTAATAAAATATATGAATTACCGCTTTTAAAAACAGCAATTAATTCTGCTAAACAGAATATTTTGTTAATGGAAAAAACCGAGATTAACAAGATTCTTGATAATATTATTAATTTAGCTGAAGAAGCGAATATTTATATTGATAGCGAAGCTCCTTGGAACTTGAAAAAAACAGACCCTGAGAAAATGCTAGAGGTGTTATATGCTCTGCTAGAAACTTTGCGTTATATCGCCATAATGCTTCAACCTTTTATGCCAAGCTCCGCCGGTAAAATGCTAGATCAGTTAGGGGTATCTAAAGAAGAGCGTTTATTTAAGCATTTATCCCTTAAGTTTGTTTTAACACCAGCTAGCAATATTCTAGAACCGGTTATAGTATTTCCAAGGTTTGAAGAGTAA
- a CDS encoding TatD family hydrolase has translation MLIDSHCHLNLLKDVEIDNIIKQAIENNVQYMQTICTKLDDLPVILDIAEKYENVFASVGVHPCEVNGSKQLITTPQIIELTNHPKIIGIGETGLDYYHEPYDKKLQKDSLLHHIEAAATTKLPLIVHTREADDDTIDILTSEMRNNKFPGLIHCFTSSKKLVEKMLDIGLYISMSGIITFKNATDLQEIVKYVPLDRLLIETDAPYLAPTPMRGKQNEPAFVRYVAEKVAELKNITSKEVANVTTNNFKTLFFKFINYLNSSD, from the coding sequence ATGCTAATAGATTCACATTGCCATCTTAATTTACTGAAAGATGTAGAAATAGACAACATAATCAAGCAAGCTATAGAAAATAACGTGCAGTATATGCAAACTATCTGCACTAAACTTGATGACTTACCGGTTATTTTAGATATAGCCGAAAAATATGAAAATGTTTTTGCGAGCGTAGGCGTGCATCCGTGTGAGGTGAATGGGAGCAAACAACTAATTACAACCCCACAAATTATAGAGCTTACTAATCACCCCAAAATCATTGGAATAGGTGAAACTGGGCTTGATTATTATCACGAGCCTTATGATAAAAAACTACAAAAAGATTCCTTATTACATCATATAGAAGCCGCTGCTACAACAAAGTTACCGCTTATTGTTCACACGAGAGAAGCAGACGATGACACTATAGATATTTTAACCTCGGAAATGCGTAATAATAAATTTCCTGGGTTAATACATTGCTTTACATCCTCAAAAAAGCTAGTGGAAAAAATGCTAGATATTGGTTTATATATTTCAATGTCAGGTATTATAACTTTTAAAAATGCAACTGATTTGCAGGAAATAGTTAAATATGTGCCGCTTGATAGATTACTGATTGAAACCGATGCACCTTATCTAGCCCCTACCCCTATGCGTGGCAAACAAAACGAACCGGCTTTCGTTAGATATGTTGCTGAGAAAGTCGCCGAACTCAAAAATATCACCTCCAAAGAAGTAGCAAATGTTACTACTAATAACTTCAAAACATTATTTTTTAAATTTATAAATTACCTAAATTCTAGTGATTAA
- a CDS encoding transposase, giving the protein MSKRIKLQAIPINRTDYCQFLIVSQKNYSLTYYAEHAKKCSHDVINRFLRNEKYTPSLLWEHIKNDVIFSSNGYTIFDDTVLNKRNTKQIEIARSQYSGATGRVTKGIGVVSLVYYNPDINKFWVIDYRIFAPDHDGATKLEHLLNMLNNAVYSKKIPFQTVLFDTWYSTHKIMQHVDSLGKYYYAPIKANRNVSKTHDSKPYKAVKELTFSDEEIRHGVEIHIKGFAKNKHVNLFKFTVPTNRVEYVVTNNKTHKSSKAAQDECGFRWVIESMHREIKQLTGIERCQCRKQRIQRNHISWAFLVWAFLKRTANTIGKTVYQIKLGLLDDYMQQQLRSPSLRYLEPNIA; this is encoded by the coding sequence ATGTCAAAGAGGATAAAGTTGCAAGCAATACCAATTAATAGGACAGATTATTGTCAATTTTTAATAGTTAGCCAAAAGAATTATAGTTTAACCTACTACGCTGAACATGCAAAGAAATGTAGTCATGATGTTATTAATAGATTTTTAAGGAATGAAAAATATACACCTTCTTTGTTATGGGAACACATCAAGAATGATGTTATTTTTTCATCTAATGGATATACAATATTTGATGATACGGTTTTAAATAAAAGGAATACGAAGCAAATAGAAATTGCAAGATCGCAGTACAGTGGAGCTACAGGTAGAGTTACTAAAGGTATAGGAGTAGTGAGTCTGGTATATTATAACCCTGATATTAATAAGTTTTGGGTAATAGATTATCGAATTTTTGCACCTGATCATGATGGAGCAACAAAACTAGAACACCTATTAAACATGTTAAATAATGCTGTTTATAGCAAGAAGATTCCTTTTCAAACAGTACTTTTTGACACATGGTATTCTACACACAAAATTATGCAACATGTTGACTCTCTGGGGAAATATTATTATGCCCCTATTAAAGCCAATAGAAACGTTAGTAAAACGCACGATTCTAAACCTTATAAAGCTGTAAAAGAGTTGACATTTTCAGATGAAGAGATCAGGCATGGAGTAGAGATTCATATAAAAGGCTTTGCTAAAAATAAGCATGTTAATTTGTTTAAATTTACTGTTCCTACCAACAGAGTTGAGTATGTTGTTACCAATAACAAAACTCACAAATCTTCTAAAGCTGCACAAGATGAGTGTGGCTTTCGATGGGTAATTGAGAGCATGCACAGAGAAATTAAGCAACTTACTGGGATAGAACGTTGTCAATGCAGGAAACAGCGTATTCAACGTAATCATATTAGTTGGGCATTTTTAGTTTGGGCATTTCTCAAAAGGACTGCAAATACAATCGGTAAAACGGTTTACCAAATAAAGTTAGGGCTTTTAGATGACTATATGCAACAACAGCTGCGTTCTCCATCTTTACGATATTTAGAACCAAACATAGCGTAA
- a CDS encoding helix-turn-helix domain-containing protein has product MMNRKYRHLSREERYEIKRMYDLGVSINKIAQHLTRSKSTISMELKRNKVKDKYMPCVAQEKYENRMYQQELLKIEKNPMLLDYIKNVMIRKKWSPDAIAGKLKLDKNTALCISTESIYRFVYTSAVAAKLKLYSYKTYAMFDIMPMN; this is encoded by the coding sequence ATGATGAACAGAAAATATAGACACTTATCTCGAGAAGAGAGATATGAGATAAAAAGAATGTATGACCTAGGAGTCAGTATTAATAAGATAGCACAACATCTTACGAGGTCTAAAAGCACTATTAGTATGGAGCTAAAAAGAAATAAGGTAAAAGATAAGTATATGCCTTGTGTTGCTCAGGAAAAATATGAAAACAGGATGTATCAGCAAGAGTTATTAAAAATAGAAAAGAACCCTATGTTGTTAGATTATATTAAAAATGTTATGATTCGCAAGAAATGGTCGCCGGATGCTATAGCCGGAAAGTTAAAACTAGACAAAAATACAGCTTTGTGTATCAGTACAGAAAGTATATATAGATTTGTTTACACTTCTGCAGTAGCAGCTAAATTAAAGTTATATAGCTACAAAACTTACGCTATGTTTGATATAATGCCCATGAATTAA
- a CDS encoding helix-turn-helix domain-containing protein, with amino-acid sequence MMNRKYRHLSREERYEIKRMYDLGVSINKIAQHLTRSKSTISMELKRNKVKDKYMPCIAQEKYENRMYQQELLKIEKNPMLLDYIKNAMIRK; translated from the coding sequence ATGATGAACAGAAAATATAGACACTTATCTCGAGAAGAGAGATATGAGATAAAAAGAATGTATGACCTAGGAGTCAGTATTAATAAGATAGCACAACATCTTACGAGGTCTAAAAGCACTATTAGTATGGAGCTAAAAAGAAATAAGGTAAAAGATAAGTATATGCCTTGTATTGCTCAGGAAAAATATGAAAACAGGATGTATCAGCAAGAGTTATTAAAAATAGAAAAGAACCCTATGTTGTTAGATTATATTAAAAATGCTATGATTCGCAAGTGA
- a CDS encoding ABC transporter ATP-binding protein, whose amino-acid sequence MLTIFPIFLFLTTQLSLTIIWRISDIIEWKTIPYVRRSIFLKTYDYIQHHSYSFFQDNFSGVISSKIKSILDCHDRLFAEIHHGLLAKILTIIINFFVLFMVHPNLGLFIFIWSAIYVSVMYKLSIKLNQLSFEETESRHNLIGQIADKITNIFSIILFSAKKREMQALDNKLFNDFIPKQIQVYKHNFVIQIISGILYFIMFAFILFYMIHLRMHELISIGDFAFVFGISLIMIEDIWHTTISLQDFTHVVGELKSALTVLYVPQQNLDRKNVQQFIIKEPKIEFKNISFGYDKTDAIFSDLNLVIKAGEKVGLVGKSGVGKSSLINLLLKYFKSTKGQILIDNQNIDNVTQDSLRENIAVIPQDILLFNRTLMENIKYGKPDASDEEVIKASKKAFIHEFIINLPNQYNTCVGERGIKLSGGQRQRIAIARAILKNSPILILDEATSSLDGQIEKMIQRSLSVLIADHKKTVIAIAHRLSTLKHMDRIIVLDKGKIIEEGTHNTLIQNQKSLYKKLWDFQEI is encoded by the coding sequence TTGCTAACAATTTTTCCTATCTTCCTTTTTCTTACAACACAATTATCTTTAACAATTATATGGAGAATAAGTGATATAATAGAATGGAAAACGATACCTTATGTTAGAAGATCAATTTTTCTAAAAACTTATGATTATATTCAACACCATTCTTACTCTTTTTTTCAAGATAATTTTTCTGGAGTTATTAGCAGTAAAATAAAAAGCATTTTAGATTGTCATGATCGTTTGTTTGCTGAAATTCATCATGGATTACTAGCAAAAATCTTAACAATAATTATTAATTTTTTTGTACTTTTTATGGTACATCCTAATCTAGGATTATTTATCTTTATTTGGAGTGCTATATATGTTTCTGTCATGTATAAACTTTCAATAAAACTAAACCAATTATCTTTTGAAGAAACAGAAAGTAGACATAATTTAATTGGACAAATTGCAGATAAAATTACTAATATCTTTTCTATTATATTATTTTCTGCAAAAAAAAGAGAGATGCAAGCATTAGATAACAAATTATTTAATGATTTTATTCCAAAGCAAATTCAAGTTTATAAACATAATTTTGTTATTCAAATCATTAGTGGGATTCTCTACTTTATTATGTTTGCATTTATCTTATTTTACATGATTCATTTAAGAATGCATGAATTAATTTCTATTGGAGACTTTGCTTTTGTATTTGGTATTTCCTTAATTATGATAGAAGATATTTGGCATACAACAATCTCTTTACAGGATTTTACACATGTAGTAGGTGAGCTAAAAAGTGCTCTTACCGTTTTATATGTGCCACAACAGAATTTAGATAGAAAAAATGTACAACAATTTATAATTAAAGAACCAAAAATAGAATTTAAAAATATTAGTTTTGGTTATGATAAAACTGATGCTATTTTTAGTGATCTTAACTTGGTTATAAAGGCAGGTGAAAAAGTAGGATTAGTTGGCAAGTCAGGTGTTGGAAAATCTTCTTTAATAAATCTTTTATTGAAGTATTTTAAAAGTACTAAAGGACAAATTCTTATTGATAACCAAAATATTGATAATGTGACACAAGATTCATTGAGAGAAAATATTGCAGTCATTCCTCAAGATATTCTGTTATTTAATAGAACTCTTATGGAAAATATAAAATATGGCAAACCAGATGCTTCAGATGAAGAAGTGATTAAAGCCAGTAAGAAAGCTTTTATACATGAGTTTATTATAAATCTACCTAATCAATACAATACTTGTGTTGGAGAAAGAGGTATAAAATTATCAGGGGGACAAAGACAAAGAATTGCAATTGCAAGAGCTATTCTAAAAAACTCTCCTATCCTTATTCTTGATGAAGCAACTTCATCACTTGATGGTCAAATAGAAAAAATGATTCAAAGAAGCCTTAGTGTTTTAATTGCAGATCATAAAAAGACTGTTATTGCTATTGCACATCGTCTCTCTACTCTAAAACATATGGATAGAATTATTGTTTTAGATAAAGGTAAAATTATTGAGGAAGGAACACACAACACATTAATCCAAAATCAAAAAAGCTTATATAAAAAACTATGGGATTTCCAAGAAATTTAA
- the istA gene encoding IS21 family transposase, protein MEIKILNKHGKSLRSIAREVGASVNTVRKYLKYDGNPKYKDRPKLVTKLAPYKDYLSNRIKSAHPVSLPGTVLFQEIKELGYTGGMTQLRDYLRSIKPAAKQEDMIRFETASGKQMQVDWIEFRKGKSPLSAFVATLGFSRASYVEFVTNEKLVTLIECHKRAFEYFGGVPEEVLYDNMKTVILDRDTYGPGIHRFNKGMLDFAKHYSFRLKVCRPYRAKTKGKVERFNRYIRESFYNPLATKLKTAELVLDVDTANSEVLKWLRDTANRRVHGTTGEIPAERLKFERSNLQPLPLDYSGSHPAALEIMEDKREQFSTVSLQHSLCIYQSILEAL, encoded by the coding sequence ATGGAAATAAAAATATTGAATAAACATGGTAAAAGCTTAAGAAGTATAGCAAGAGAAGTAGGTGCATCAGTAAATACAGTACGTAAATATTTAAAATATGATGGTAACCCTAAATATAAAGATAGGCCAAAGTTGGTAACAAAGCTTGCCCCATATAAAGACTACTTGAGTAACAGAATAAAATCTGCCCATCCTGTATCACTACCTGGTACTGTACTGTTTCAAGAGATAAAGGAGTTGGGTTACACAGGCGGGATGACCCAACTTAGGGATTATTTAAGGAGTATAAAGCCTGCAGCTAAACAGGAGGATATGATAAGATTTGAGACTGCTTCTGGCAAACAGATGCAAGTTGACTGGATTGAATTTCGTAAGGGGAAAAGTCCTCTATCAGCTTTTGTGGCTACATTAGGATTTAGTCGAGCAAGCTATGTAGAATTTGTTACTAATGAGAAGCTTGTAACATTAATAGAATGCCATAAGCGGGCATTTGAATATTTTGGCGGAGTGCCAGAAGAAGTACTGTATGACAACATGAAGACAGTAATACTGGATAGGGATACATATGGTCCTGGCATACACCGCTTTAATAAAGGTATGCTGGATTTTGCCAAACATTACAGTTTCCGATTAAAAGTGTGTAGGCCTTATAGAGCAAAAACTAAGGGCAAGGTTGAGCGATTTAACAGATATATAAGAGAAAGCTTTTATAATCCATTAGCAACAAAATTAAAAACTGCAGAGTTAGTGTTGGATGTGGATACTGCAAATTCAGAGGTACTAAAATGGTTGCGTGATACTGCGAATCGGCGTGTGCATGGAACAACAGGCGAAATACCTGCAGAAAGATTAAAGTTTGAAAGGAGCAATCTTCAGCCACTACCATTGGATTATAGTGGTAGTCATCCTGCAGCACTAGAGATTATGGAAGATAAAAGGGAACAATTTTCTACAGTTTCCTTACAACATTCCCTCTGCATATACCAAAGTATACTGGAGGCATTATGA
- the istB gene encoding IS21-like element helper ATPase IstB — protein MNLQHQRIEELCRSLNLIQIAENYFDIAQSSSKEDSSYMDFLESILKTELLARQNRSKSILTRMAGFPAIKTLDNFDYDFATGIKRKILEGLRSLSFVERQENIILLGPSGVGKTHIAIALGYAATQCGIKTKFTTAADLMLVLNTGLNQGNLDSIFKRVILPYKLLIIDEFGYLPLKPEQANLLFQVIAKRYEKGSIILTSNLPFGQWHNSLAQDSALTAAILDRLLHHSTILNIKGDSFRLKDKKKAGLVPIGIINKQEENLMT, from the coding sequence ATGAACCTGCAGCACCAACGTATAGAAGAGCTGTGCCGCTCTTTAAACCTTATTCAGATAGCTGAAAATTATTTTGATATTGCACAATCCTCTAGTAAAGAAGACTCAAGTTATATGGATTTCCTTGAGTCAATATTAAAAACAGAGCTGTTGGCACGACAGAATAGAAGTAAATCAATACTCACCAGAATGGCAGGTTTTCCTGCTATTAAAACGCTGGATAATTTTGATTATGATTTTGCTACAGGAATAAAACGCAAGATTCTGGAAGGTCTAAGGTCTCTGTCTTTTGTAGAAAGACAGGAAAATATTATTCTGCTTGGTCCTTCTGGAGTAGGGAAAACCCATATAGCTATTGCTCTTGGTTATGCAGCTACACAATGTGGAATCAAGACTAAATTTACAACAGCTGCAGATTTGATGCTTGTACTTAATACTGGGCTAAATCAGGGAAACCTGGACTCCATATTCAAAAGAGTCATACTACCATATAAATTACTTATAATAGATGAGTTTGGATATCTGCCGTTAAAACCAGAACAAGCTAATCTGTTATTTCAAGTTATAGCAAAGCGTTACGAAAAGGGTAGCATAATTCTTACAAGTAATCTTCCATTTGGACAATGGCATAATAGTCTTGCTCAGGATAGTGCTCTTACAGCTGCTATTTTAGATCGTCTGCTTCACCACTCCACTATACTTAATATTAAAGGTGATAGTTTCAGGCTTAAGGATAAAAAGAAAGCTGGTCTTGTGCCAATAGGAATTATTAATAAACAGGAGGAAAATCTTATGACTTAA